The Nycticebus coucang isolate mNycCou1 chromosome 2, mNycCou1.pri, whole genome shotgun sequence genome includes a window with the following:
- the LOC128578153 gene encoding zinc finger protein 555 isoform X3, with protein MGFAGFSSEGPIPRCDGGNHSELGLSRNNMMERLGERNDQCGEDFSPIANLNFYKKIFTGVKQYDYSAYGNIFMHPSSLKSYITVHTGHKPYQCQECGQVYSCCSHLRTHMRTHNGERPYVCKLCGKTFPRTSSLNRHMRIHTAEKTYECEQCGKAFIYFSSLTSHVRSHTGEKPYKCKECGKAFSYSSTFRRHMITHTGEKPYKCKECGEAFSYSSTFRRHMISHTGEKPHKCKECGEAFSYSSAFRRHMITHTGEKPYECKQCGKTFIYLQSYRRHERIHTGEKPYECKQCGKTFIYLQSFRRHERTHGGEKPYECNQCGKTFSHPSSFRGHMRVHTGEKPYECKQCGKTFNWPISLRKHMRTHTREKPYECKQCGKAFSLSACFREHVRIHPEDKSYECKLCGKAFYCHISLQKHMRRHTAEKLYECKQCGKAFSWPELLQQHVRTHTLGKPYECKECGKVFKWPSSLPIHMRLHTGEKPYKCKHCGKAFNCSSSLRRHVRIHATEKQYKYNTGPPPANKFTYNTSENSHQEEELVKVVNMVLPL; from the exons ATGGGCTTTGCTGGATTCAGCTCAGAGGGACCTATACCGAGATGTGATGGTGGAAACCATTCAGAACTTGGCCTCAGTAG AAATAATATGATGGAGAGACTTGGAGAAAGGAATGATCAATGTGGAGAAGATTTCAGCCCAATTGCAAATCTTAATTTCTACAAGAAAATTTTTACTGGAGTAAAACAATATGATTACAGTGCTTACGGAAACATCTTCATGCACCCTTCATCCCTCAAGAGTTACATCACAGTTCACACTGGACACAAACCATATCAGTGCCAGGAATGTGGGCAGGTCTACAGTTGTTGTTCGCACCTGAGAACACATATGAGAACCCACAATGGAGAGAGACCCTATGTGTGTAAATTATGTGGGAAAACCTTTCCTCGTACTTCTTCCCTCAATCGGCATATGAGAATTCACACTGCTGAGAAAACCTATGAGTGTGAGCAATGTGGGAAggccttcatttatttttcaagtcTTACTAGTCATGTGAGAAgtcacactggagagaagccatacaaatgtaaagaatgtgggaaagctttcagttattCCTCAACTTTTCGAAGACACATGATAAcacacactggagagaagccatataaatgtaaagaatgtggggaAGCCTTTAGTTATTCCTCAACATTTCGAAGACACATGATATcacacactggagagaagccacataaatgtaaggaatgtggagAAGCCTTCAGTTATTCCTCAGCTTTTCGAAGACATATGATTAcacacactggagaaaaaccctatgaatgtaaacaATGTGGGAAAACCTTCATTTATCTCCAGTCCTATCGAAGACATGAAaggattcacactggagagaaaccctatgaatgcaaACAGTGTGGGAAAACCTTCATTTACCTCCAGTCTTTTCGAAGACATGAAAGGACTCATggtggagagaaaccttatgaatgtaacCAATGTGGAAAAACATTCAGTCATCCTTCATCCTTTCGAGGACATATGAGGGtgcacactggagagaaaccctatgaatgcaaGCAATGTGGAAAAACTTTTAATTGGCCCATATCTTTACGGAAGCATATGAGAACACACActagagagaaaccctatgaatgtaagcagtgtgggaaagccttcagttTGTCTGCTTGCTTTCGAGAACATGTGAGAATACACCCAGAAGACAAATCCTATGAATGCAAGCTATGTGGGAAAGCTTTTTATTGCCACATATCCTTACAAAAACATATGAGAAGGCACACTGCAGAGAAACTCTATGAATGCAAGCaatgtgggaaggccttcagTTGGCCTGAACTTTTGCAACAACACGTGAGAACACACACTCTAgggaaaccctatgaatgtaaggaatgtgggaaagtCTTCAAATGGCCATCATCTTTACCAATACATATGAGACtgcacactggagagaaaccttacaaatgtaagcaCTGTGGGAAAGCATTTAATTGTTCCTCATCCTTACGAAGACATGTGAGAATACATGCTACAGAAAAACAGTATAAATATAACACAGGACCTCCTCCTGCAAATAAATTCACGTACAATACTTCAGAAAACTCACACCAGGAGGAAGAGCTTGTAAAAGTTGTAAATATGGTATTGCCTTTATGA
- the LOC128578153 gene encoding zinc finger protein 555 isoform X1, translated as MMDSVIFEDVAVDFTLEEWALLDSAQRDLYRDVMVETIQNLASVDETQFKANGSVSKQDMNGEKILKEPKIAKFIRSVSWPSVLGKIGEDLSTKDQHTNQGTSLRNNMMERLGERNDQCGEDFSPIANLNFYKKIFTGVKQYDYSAYGNIFMHPSSLKSYITVHTGHKPYQCQECGQVYSCCSHLRTHMRTHNGERPYVCKLCGKTFPRTSSLNRHMRIHTAEKTYECEQCGKAFIYFSSLTSHVRSHTGEKPYKCKECGKAFSYSSTFRRHMITHTGEKPYKCKECGEAFSYSSTFRRHMISHTGEKPHKCKECGEAFSYSSAFRRHMITHTGEKPYECKQCGKTFIYLQSYRRHERIHTGEKPYECKQCGKTFIYLQSFRRHERTHGGEKPYECNQCGKTFSHPSSFRGHMRVHTGEKPYECKQCGKTFNWPISLRKHMRTHTREKPYECKQCGKAFSLSACFREHVRIHPEDKSYECKLCGKAFYCHISLQKHMRRHTAEKLYECKQCGKAFSWPELLQQHVRTHTLGKPYECKECGKVFKWPSSLPIHMRLHTGEKPYKCKHCGKAFNCSSSLRRHVRIHATEKQYKYNTGPPPANKFTYNTSENSHQEEELVKVVNMVLPL; from the exons ATGATG GATTCAGTGATCTTTGAGGATGTGGCTGTGGACTTCACCCTGGAGGAATGGGCTTTGCTGGATTCAGCTCAGAGGGACCTATACCGAGATGTGATGGTGGAAACCATTCAGAACTTGGCCTCAGTAG atgaaactcaatttaagGCCAATGGGTCAGTTTCCAAGCAGGATATGAATGGAGAAAAAATACTCAAGGAACCTAAAATAGCAAAGTTCATCAGAAGTGTTTCCTGGCCCTCTGTTTTGGGAAAAATTGGGGAAGATCTTAGCACCAAAGATCAGCACACAAACCAGGGAACAAGTCTGag AAATAATATGATGGAGAGACTTGGAGAAAGGAATGATCAATGTGGAGAAGATTTCAGCCCAATTGCAAATCTTAATTTCTACAAGAAAATTTTTACTGGAGTAAAACAATATGATTACAGTGCTTACGGAAACATCTTCATGCACCCTTCATCCCTCAAGAGTTACATCACAGTTCACACTGGACACAAACCATATCAGTGCCAGGAATGTGGGCAGGTCTACAGTTGTTGTTCGCACCTGAGAACACATATGAGAACCCACAATGGAGAGAGACCCTATGTGTGTAAATTATGTGGGAAAACCTTTCCTCGTACTTCTTCCCTCAATCGGCATATGAGAATTCACACTGCTGAGAAAACCTATGAGTGTGAGCAATGTGGGAAggccttcatttatttttcaagtcTTACTAGTCATGTGAGAAgtcacactggagagaagccatacaaatgtaaagaatgtgggaaagctttcagttattCCTCAACTTTTCGAAGACACATGATAAcacacactggagagaagccatataaatgtaaagaatgtggggaAGCCTTTAGTTATTCCTCAACATTTCGAAGACACATGATATcacacactggagagaagccacataaatgtaaggaatgtggagAAGCCTTCAGTTATTCCTCAGCTTTTCGAAGACATATGATTAcacacactggagaaaaaccctatgaatgtaaacaATGTGGGAAAACCTTCATTTATCTCCAGTCCTATCGAAGACATGAAaggattcacactggagagaaaccctatgaatgcaaACAGTGTGGGAAAACCTTCATTTACCTCCAGTCTTTTCGAAGACATGAAAGGACTCATggtggagagaaaccttatgaatgtaacCAATGTGGAAAAACATTCAGTCATCCTTCATCCTTTCGAGGACATATGAGGGtgcacactggagagaaaccctatgaatgcaaGCAATGTGGAAAAACTTTTAATTGGCCCATATCTTTACGGAAGCATATGAGAACACACActagagagaaaccctatgaatgtaagcagtgtgggaaagccttcagttTGTCTGCTTGCTTTCGAGAACATGTGAGAATACACCCAGAAGACAAATCCTATGAATGCAAGCTATGTGGGAAAGCTTTTTATTGCCACATATCCTTACAAAAACATATGAGAAGGCACACTGCAGAGAAACTCTATGAATGCAAGCaatgtgggaaggccttcagTTGGCCTGAACTTTTGCAACAACACGTGAGAACACACACTCTAgggaaaccctatgaatgtaaggaatgtgggaaagtCTTCAAATGGCCATCATCTTTACCAATACATATGAGACtgcacactggagagaaaccttacaaatgtaagcaCTGTGGGAAAGCATTTAATTGTTCCTCATCCTTACGAAGACATGTGAGAATACATGCTACAGAAAAACAGTATAAATATAACACAGGACCTCCTCCTGCAAATAAATTCACGTACAATACTTCAGAAAACTCACACCAGGAGGAAGAGCTTGTAAAAGTTGTAAATATGGTATTGCCTTTATGA
- the LOC128567461 gene encoding zinc finger protein 791-like isoform X2, with protein MLETFRNLASIGENWKCYGTEDQDLSQRTHLRSHMLEIPSENSEINECGETFNQIPKFNVHKRLSTGVKSYENNKFEKANTDTSSLKSDVTSQHRQRPYQCKECGRTFLCYSSFRAHVRAHTEEKPYACKECGKAFIYFSKLRVHIRTHTGEKPYECEKCGKTFRSPSNLWTHRETHIAEKPYACKECEKSFSSPSSLRKHMKVHSAEKAYECKECGKAFLHSFYLIIHARMHTGEKAYKCGECGKAYSWPSDLRIHMRTHSGEKPYECKQCGKSFSSPSSFKGHVRTHTGEKPYACNECGKAFSSPSYFRTHMRIHTGEKPYTCKQCGKAFSWSSSFRGHLRTHTREKPYECKECMKTFSRLSSLQRHVRIHNGEKLSKWKQCGKAFCSPHP; from the exons GAGAAAACTGGAAATGTTATGGCACTGAGGATCAGGACTTGAGCCAGCGTACACATTTAAG AAGCCATATGTTGGAGATACCCTCAGAAAATagtgaaataaatgaatgtggAGAAACCTTCAACCAGATTCCAAAATTTAATGTGCATAAGAGACTTTCTACTGGAGTAAAATCTTATGAAAACAATAAGTTTGAAAAAGCCAACACAGATACTTCATCTCTAAAGAGTGATGTAACATCTCAACACAGACAAAGACCCTACCAGTGTAAGGAATGTGGGAGAACTTTTCTTTGTTACTCATCCTTTAGGGCACACGTAAGAGCTCACACTGAAGAGAAACCCTATGCatgtaaagaatgtggaaaagcctttataTACTTCTCCAAACTTAGAGTACATATCAGAACTCACACcggagagaaaccttatgaatgtgaAAAATGTGGGAAAACCTTCAGATCTCCCTCAAACCTTTGGACACACAGAGAAACTCATATTGCTGAGAAACCTTATGCCTGTAAAGAATGTGAGAaatccttctcttctccctcttcccttagAAAACACATGAAAGTTCACAGTGCAGAGAAAGcctatgaatgtaaggaatgtgggaaagcctttcttcattctttttacctGATCATACATGCAAGAATGCACACTGGTGAGAAAGCGTACAAATGTggggaatgtgggaaagcctacAGTTGGCCATCAGACCTTAGGATTCACATGAGAACACACTCTGGAGAAAAGCCTTATGAATGTAAACAATGTGGAAAGTCTTTCAGTTCTCCATCATCCTTTAAGGGACATGTGagaactcacactggagagaaaccatatgcatgtaatgaatgtgggaaagccttcagtaGTCCTTCATACTTTAGAACACACatgagaattcacactggagagaaaccctatacaTGTAAACaatgtgggaaggccttcagTTGGTCATCATCTTTTCGAGGACATTTGAGAACCCACActagagagaaaccctatgaatgtaaggaatgtaTGAAAACCTTCAGTAGACTCTCATCCTTGCAAAGACATGTGAGAATTCACAATGGAGAGAAACTCTCTAAATGGAAgcaatgtggaaaagccttctgtagtcctcatccataa
- the LOC128578153 gene encoding zinc finger protein 555 isoform X2, which produces MDSVIFEDVAVDFTLEEWALLDSAQRDLYRDVMVETIQNLASVDETQFKANGSVSKQDMNGEKILKEPKIAKFIRSVSWPSVLGKIGEDLSTKDQHTNQGTSLRNNMMERLGERNDQCGEDFSPIANLNFYKKIFTGVKQYDYSAYGNIFMHPSSLKSYITVHTGHKPYQCQECGQVYSCCSHLRTHMRTHNGERPYVCKLCGKTFPRTSSLNRHMRIHTAEKTYECEQCGKAFIYFSSLTSHVRSHTGEKPYKCKECGKAFSYSSTFRRHMITHTGEKPYKCKECGEAFSYSSTFRRHMISHTGEKPHKCKECGEAFSYSSAFRRHMITHTGEKPYECKQCGKTFIYLQSYRRHERIHTGEKPYECKQCGKTFIYLQSFRRHERTHGGEKPYECNQCGKTFSHPSSFRGHMRVHTGEKPYECKQCGKTFNWPISLRKHMRTHTREKPYECKQCGKAFSLSACFREHVRIHPEDKSYECKLCGKAFYCHISLQKHMRRHTAEKLYECKQCGKAFSWPELLQQHVRTHTLGKPYECKECGKVFKWPSSLPIHMRLHTGEKPYKCKHCGKAFNCSSSLRRHVRIHATEKQYKYNTGPPPANKFTYNTSENSHQEEELVKVVNMVLPL; this is translated from the exons GATTCAGTGATCTTTGAGGATGTGGCTGTGGACTTCACCCTGGAGGAATGGGCTTTGCTGGATTCAGCTCAGAGGGACCTATACCGAGATGTGATGGTGGAAACCATTCAGAACTTGGCCTCAGTAG atgaaactcaatttaagGCCAATGGGTCAGTTTCCAAGCAGGATATGAATGGAGAAAAAATACTCAAGGAACCTAAAATAGCAAAGTTCATCAGAAGTGTTTCCTGGCCCTCTGTTTTGGGAAAAATTGGGGAAGATCTTAGCACCAAAGATCAGCACACAAACCAGGGAACAAGTCTGag AAATAATATGATGGAGAGACTTGGAGAAAGGAATGATCAATGTGGAGAAGATTTCAGCCCAATTGCAAATCTTAATTTCTACAAGAAAATTTTTACTGGAGTAAAACAATATGATTACAGTGCTTACGGAAACATCTTCATGCACCCTTCATCCCTCAAGAGTTACATCACAGTTCACACTGGACACAAACCATATCAGTGCCAGGAATGTGGGCAGGTCTACAGTTGTTGTTCGCACCTGAGAACACATATGAGAACCCACAATGGAGAGAGACCCTATGTGTGTAAATTATGTGGGAAAACCTTTCCTCGTACTTCTTCCCTCAATCGGCATATGAGAATTCACACTGCTGAGAAAACCTATGAGTGTGAGCAATGTGGGAAggccttcatttatttttcaagtcTTACTAGTCATGTGAGAAgtcacactggagagaagccatacaaatgtaaagaatgtgggaaagctttcagttattCCTCAACTTTTCGAAGACACATGATAAcacacactggagagaagccatataaatgtaaagaatgtggggaAGCCTTTAGTTATTCCTCAACATTTCGAAGACACATGATATcacacactggagagaagccacataaatgtaaggaatgtggagAAGCCTTCAGTTATTCCTCAGCTTTTCGAAGACATATGATTAcacacactggagaaaaaccctatgaatgtaaacaATGTGGGAAAACCTTCATTTATCTCCAGTCCTATCGAAGACATGAAaggattcacactggagagaaaccctatgaatgcaaACAGTGTGGGAAAACCTTCATTTACCTCCAGTCTTTTCGAAGACATGAAAGGACTCATggtggagagaaaccttatgaatgtaacCAATGTGGAAAAACATTCAGTCATCCTTCATCCTTTCGAGGACATATGAGGGtgcacactggagagaaaccctatgaatgcaaGCAATGTGGAAAAACTTTTAATTGGCCCATATCTTTACGGAAGCATATGAGAACACACActagagagaaaccctatgaatgtaagcagtgtgggaaagccttcagttTGTCTGCTTGCTTTCGAGAACATGTGAGAATACACCCAGAAGACAAATCCTATGAATGCAAGCTATGTGGGAAAGCTTTTTATTGCCACATATCCTTACAAAAACATATGAGAAGGCACACTGCAGAGAAACTCTATGAATGCAAGCaatgtgggaaggccttcagTTGGCCTGAACTTTTGCAACAACACGTGAGAACACACACTCTAgggaaaccctatgaatgtaaggaatgtgggaaagtCTTCAAATGGCCATCATCTTTACCAATACATATGAGACtgcacactggagagaaaccttacaaatgtaagcaCTGTGGGAAAGCATTTAATTGTTCCTCATCCTTACGAAGACATGTGAGAATACATGCTACAGAAAAACAGTATAAATATAACACAGGACCTCCTCCTGCAAATAAATTCACGTACAATACTTCAGAAAACTCACACCAGGAGGAAGAGCTTGTAAAAGTTGTAAATATGGTATTGCCTTTATGA